The DNA segment CGGGGCCCGGGTGGGCGGGGCTCTTACCTGTCCTGGGGGCGGGAGCCCCACCTCCAGGTGACCATCCctttgcccctctgcccagggcCACCCCCGGGAGACCATGGGGCTCTGTAAGTGCCCCAAGAGGAAGGTGACCAACCTGTTCTGCTTTGAGCACCGGGTCAACGTGTGCGAGCACTGCCTGGTGGCCAACCACTCCAAGGTGGGCGCGGGGGGCGGGGCCTGGGACGAGGCTGGGAGGGCTGGGGCTCTTGAGGCTGGGGGCTCCGTCTTGTGGAGGCCTCGATTGAACCTGACTGCAGGAAGAAGCTCCCCCTTTCCTGCTCTGACCCCCTTTGTCTGTTCCGCCTCCCCTCCTCAGTGCATTGTCCAGTCCTACCTGCAGTGGCTCCAGGACAGTGACTACAACCCCAACTGCCTTCTTTGCTGCACCCTCCTTTCCACAAGGGAGACCACCCGCCTTGTCTGTTATGGTGAGCCCAGAACTGACTTCAACTGGATCTCAGCAAAGGGAAACAAGCACTTCGTGGTGGCCAGGATAAGTCAGGAAACTCAAAGGCCAGCAGAATTTGGATTTCTGAGCATGAAAGTGAACTTTTAGAGTCAAGTTTGTGACAAGCAGTAGCAGAAGGGAGTAGAGAGCCGTAGGGGAAGACTGAGGATCACAGTCCTTCCTTTGTTAGAGCCATGCTGGTCACCCTAGGCAGGTCTCTTAGTCCCTTGGTTCTCTGGACAGCCCTCTCAGACTAAGCTAAGGTTCCAGCCCGCCTGCACAGGGAAAGGGAGTGACCTTATCCACATATTCCATCCACCTCTCTTTCGCTTGTGATTTAACAGTTGATGATAACGTAGAGCTTTCAGTCTTTAGAGGCATTTTACATTTCAACTGCTTTTGAGTCGTGTAAGTTTGTAGGGTCAGTACAAGGAGTATcttcccattttgaagatgagaaaacaagtGCAGGGACCTTCCCAGCATCATAAGCgactgaggcagaattaaatTCTGGAGTCTTTATGTCTTTTATACTGTGCTACCTCTCAAATGCAGAGGACTAAGAGAAACCCAAGAGGGTTTTTACCTGTTAGGGAATTAGGGAAAGCTTCATGAAGAAAGAAGCATTTGAATTGGGCTTTTAGAGTTTTCAGAATTTATAAAAGTACCAAGTTAGAGGTTATGTAATGTGTTTTCTGATGTCACTACTCAGCTATTTTGATAACTCCCAAGAATTCAAGGTAATTTAACGGTTTTCTTAACTCTCTGGTTCTACATAGATAAGTTCCCTGGGTTGGGGAGTCTTAAAGTTTCTCAAGTTTGAGGGAAGCAGTGGGCATGGTTTAGAAGTGGATTGTTCTCAAAGTTTTGTCAAGGCTTGGGAAAGATGGGAAAATAAGCATTAGGGAGACAAGTGGAAAGGTTGaggactgggaggatgatggtgtgaatatcttctttccttcctttcccacaccATCGCTTCCTGGAAGATCTATTCCATTGGTCATGCCTTAATGAAcgagctgcccagctgcctcgAAATACAGCACCTGCCGGTTACCAATGCCCTAGCTGTAGTGGCCCCATCTTTCCTCCTGCCAACCTTGCGGGCCCTGTGGCCATTGCCTTGAGGAAGAAACTGTCAACTGTCAACTGGGCTCGAGCTGGGCTGGGCCTTCCACTGGTGAGAGACTTGGAGCAGTTGGGGTTAAGAAAGGCATGGAAGGGCCCAAGAACTGCCACAAAGATCAGATCTATGGCccagggttagatgacttgtgcGTAATGGTCTCTGGGCTTCTTTCTCCAGATTGATGAAGTGACCCCAACCTCTCAGACCCTTGAGACTTCTGGCTTCTCTAATTGGTCTGGCTTCAATAGTAAGTGACACTGCCATCTATCTGTACCCCGCTCCCAGGCCCCAAGTTTATTTGATTCCTCTTCTCATGGTTTTCTCTTGTCTTTAGCAAGTAGCCCTTTAGGGCTAGATGATTCCCACTGCGATGACGAAGATGATCCATCTTTCTACAGTAGCACACCCTCCCCTTCCCAGCCTATTGCTCTTCCCCCCGCCCAGCCTGAGAAGCATGCCATAATCCATATGGGTAGCCCTGAGCCCTTGACAGGTGAGAACTGGGGGCAGGATCCAGGGGAAGGCATCAGAACTAGAGGATCTCCATTATAAGCTACTAGTCTTTGAAGATATGGACTAGAGAGAGGTGGGAGGGGTACATATGTTATCTTCCTATCATCCCAATAGTGGTTGGGATGGAGCAGAGATAAGAGGGGAGAGAACAACTGTATCTCCTGCCCCTTGGCCTGGAATGGGCCTTGCTTGCTGGCTTGATGCTTCTTTTTGGTGCCAGGAAAGGAAAGGTTGAAGTAGCCAGAGGAAATTGCCCTCTCTCACATTCTCCTCTCTGGTCCCTGACAATAGCCTCTGCTCCTCGAAAAGTCTACGACACCCGGGAAGGGGATCGGGCACGGGAAGGGGATCGGGCACGGGAAGTGGATCGGGATCCCAGCCCCCAAAGTGACTGTGATGATGACAAATACCGCCGGAGGCCTGCTCTGGGATGGTTGGCCCAGCTACTAAGGTATTAAGGGAGGATGGGTGGCCAGGATAGACACTTAGCAATGGTCCTGAGGCAGCAGAAAGGAGAAGATGGGTTGGGGAGTTAGGATGGAGGGGAGGCAGTATGGCCCAGAGGGAGGTGAGCATTAGGAGAGTAGATGGGTTTCCCAGAGcttatgggaaggagagggaggctGGATGGGATAGGATTGAAACTGGCAGACATTGAATGGGGTGGGGCTTGCCCCAATGAGATCTTGACTCAACCTCTCTCCCTCAGGAGCCAGGCAGGGCCCCGAAAACGACCCTTGACCCTGATGCAGAGGGCTGGGCTACTAGTTCTGCTGGGAGCCCTGGGTTTCCTGGCCCTCTTGATTCTCATGTCGCGCTTGGGCCGGGCTGCAGCTGACAGTGACCCTAACCTAGACCCTCTCATGAACCCTCACATCCGTGTGGGCCCAGCCTGAATCccatccctctcctccttcctcacaCCTAACTGGGAGGAGAGTCAAGGCCTGTGGGGGGCAGAGAGGGTGCCATCTCATCCCCTAGAATGGTTCCCCTGTTCACTTCTCTCCACTCCAGTCTCTTGAGACACTAAAACCCCACTAGATCGAGAAGACAAGGTCCCTTTGGCTGTTGCTGCCACTCAGGTCATGAGTTCACTTGGGGCTGAGTTCTATCCCCCTGACCTGCTTTTCCTTGGGAGCATCCCTGGAACACCAGCCCACCCCTACCCAGTTCCCCTCCATACTCCCTCTCCCTCAGGAAAAACTGTGGCATTGAAAATAAACAACAGACTTTATCATAGCCAAGCCCAGGCCTTTCCTTCCCGCCGGGGTCTTGAGTCCGGCCCCTCATCAGCCTTTTAGTGCTTCTCCTCCCGGTAGTTGATGGTGAGGAACTCCAAGGTGACGCGGTTGATAAACATGGCTGTGTTGAGCACTGTGGCGAGAGGGGCTGATGATGGTCCCCAGCCTCCCCTGCTCCTCCTGGAGCTCCAGAATAATGAGTCGTGTTCTTCCATTTTGGGCCCTTCCCAGTATGGGTGTTCCCTTCTCTCCCATCCAACCCCACAGACTTCCCACACTTACTCAGGATGGTCAGAGCAAAGCATCTTAGAATCTTGTCCTCAATCATCTCCGCGAAGAGTGACCCCATTGAGGCCCACCAGATACTCATCACCTGCGAGAACTGGAGCCCCCATGCCATGGAAAGAGAGGgccctcccctgccccccagTAGGCTTTCCCTTGccacccttcctcctccccacccctgccCACCTCCTCTGGGCCCATGTGCCCTGGCCAGCTCACCAGCAGGATAATGGTGCTATTGAAGCTCATGTAGTTGAACTGACGGGTGATACAGAAGTGATGCACATCATTGGCGAACACACTCACATGGAGGATGAAGAGGAGCATCGCTGCCATCGTCAGCACCACCCCCGGGGGGAAGAGGAGCACCGTGATCCTGTCCCGATAGCGCATGGCAGCAGAGCCAAAGCCTCAAACCAGACCACAGACCTTTCCTCTCACTGACAGCTCTGGAACACAGGGGAGGAGGAGCCACTGTGGCTCTGGAATGGCCAGAGGGTTCTAGAATCTAGAGACAATTGGAAGGAACCATAGGGCCTGGTGAGCTCCCTGGACACTGGCCCTTCCTGAAGAGAAGCTGCCATGTCACTGGTTAGGAAGATTGTCCCCACGAGGGAGATGCGTGTAGCCATAGACACCTGTGTGGCTTCAAAGGGATGTCTAGAGTTCCTGTAAGAAGCCAGAAGAGGGGCCCAGTTACCggattcagttcaacaaacttTAAGGATGTAGGCCCTGAGCTTAGGGGTGGGGAGCCCCAGGCTGAACATGTCTCAGTCATGGACTTTGGGGGAAATCCTGGTGGGAGAGTGGGTGACACATTTGCATGAAGGACTGATGTTTTAGGATAGAGAGATATAAGGGAGCTAGGTAGAACTCTGTGGGAAATAGGAACTCTGTCCCCCAACAAAAAAGCAGTGGAGATCAGGAGGGGCTTTCTGGAGGAGGGGTCCCCTAGCTTGGACTTTTAATAAGAGTTCATAGCAGAAGCAGTCATTCCATGAAGTAATGTAGATAAGGAGAGTAGATAAGGATGACCTGAATGTCCTGTGAAGGGTCCTAGGATGAAAAGAGGCTGGAATGAGGTGGTGGAGGCCCTGGGAAGGCTCTGACATTGATCTGATCCAGACTTTTTGTAATCAAGTTAagattttagagctggagggtGGCTGAGGCCATTGCCCCTACCTACACGACACAGGCATTCTCTATAGCTCCAACAAGGGGTCATCTGGCTTCTGCTGTGAGAACTGGGCAGATCCAAAGATGGGCCCACCCCTCTGTCAGCTAGGGTGTTGTGACTACAGCAGGCTCCTGGGAAGATTGCCTAGGGCCCAAATAAACCTCTCCTACATCTATGGGATTTTAATGCTGCCACTCAGTTTAGCCCAGGGTTGAGCTAAGCACAGAGGAGAGATTTCATGAACAGTCAACTACGTATCTGCATCCTGCCTCATTTCTCACTTTCTGCCATTATGCAGCCCCCATGTTGTCCACTCTGCCACCCAGGCCATTTACCACATTTGGGGCCTCTTCCCGATGAAATGCTGCTCATCTTTTGAGTTCTACTTCTAAGAAGCAGGCATTAGCCAATCCATACCAACTTCTCCCGATTCTTAGTAGCATAGCAAAACTGGGAAAGACTTTAGGGCCATCTGATCCAAAGAAGTCTGAATTGCATCAGTGATAACTCTCCAATGGGCTGGGCAGATAATTTCCAAGGCTGTGGCTGCCCATCCCAAGTGGGGTGAGATCTACTAGTTGGACAACTAGCCCAAGTGTTGTACCTCAGCAGTCCCCGCCTATTAACCCTAGTTCTGCCTTTTGAATCCAAATAAAAGGCTGATCCTTCTACAACATGCCCCTTGGAATATTTGAAGACAATTCTCTTGACCCTCCTGTCCCACCATTTTTTCCAGGCTAAATTTCACCAGCTGACAAGTGCTAGTCATAGTCTCAAGGCTGCTCTCTTCTGGATATACTCCAGCTTATTAATAACCTTATAGGCAATGTATTAACACCCCTCCCCCCAGAttggggtgtgtatgtgtgtgtgcgttaATTGTCTAGCTATTTTTCTCAGTCTTGTACTTGTGAAGCACTTAGAGCCTATTATACCCTCATCCTCTCTAGACTCCTGAGTTCCTTAAGTGCACAGACTATGTCTCCTCCACCAGAGGGTCTACAGGGCTAAGCATACACCAGGCTTCCCATTGGGGTTTGTTGCCTCCTTTAAGCAGGAGAGGCTGGTGATGGGGAGATATGGAGTATACTTAATGGGAAAGCCCTGTCATGGGGGAAGAGATGGCCACGACTGGAGAGTGCCAGTTTAATTGAACCCCTAGGGATTTCTCAGGAGCAAATGAATGAGAGCACTTCAAGTTCCGAGGGGCCAAGCATTAGGGATCCAAATACAAGGACTAAACAGGCCCTTCCTTTAAGGAGCTTCTACTCTGATCAGGAGGGAGCCCGTTGAGGGAAGAGGCAGCCAAGGAAGGGTGTGCAGGGATGGAGAATGGAGTAGTAGAGAATTCAACATCTTTTCTGGAGATAAGGGTAATGTTCATTTGAAGCAATTTGCGTCTGTGGCCCAAGAGTCAGAGGCAAACCAATTATCCCAATGGGGTTTAAAGATAAGCTCCATCTATggggagagtgccaggcctggagacaggaagtcctgggttcaaacctggcctcaaacattacctgtgttaccctggacaagtaacgactccatgtctagcccttaccactcttatcttggaactgattcttagtagtATCAATTAGTCAATTATAAGACAAGATAATTAATTAGACAACTAATAACAAGATaagaggtaaaggtttaaaaataaaagctccaaacccccccccccaaatcttgGCATTTTAGAGTTTTATAGTATATTTGTGctgggaaatcatttaatctaacctcattttgtaaaggaaatggcagacaGTCACATGATTTGTCTGTCACCCAGAGAGTGGCAGAGCAGGAATTCAGATTGTGGTCTTCTTCAGATTTGGGGCTTTACCCATAATCCGTGTTAACTTCATGCTTCAGATTGAAACACTAGATCAAAGCTAGTTTTTTTTAGTCTGGCTTTCAAGGCCCTGCACAATGTGGCTTTCTGACCTTGTCTTCTTTGCACAAATTAATTACCAGTTTCATCCAGGCTGGTCTTCTTGCTGTCCCCTAAACATAgtgagcttcctgagggcaggcaGGGGGCGTCCAGTGCTTGCAGCAGGTGTTTGTCGATTGGGCCTAGGATCAGCTCTGGGAATCTCACTTTGAATCCACTCAACCAACACTGAGGAAGCACTGACTCCGGGATACACATCTAAATAAGGCCTGTCCACAAGCTATGTTCCAATGGGGGAGAGCATTAGGGAATGGTGATCCTACTGGGAGAGTCTGTTTGCATTCTCTTTTCGGAAGTTCCATTTAATTCTGTTGTTGAGGTGGAAGGTGTGTAAGTGTGGGCAGGGGAGGAGGACTGAAGGGGTAAAAGACAACACTTGGCATCTGCCAGGTACGAGGGCCAGGCGAGCTCCTCCTCTCTTACTCATCCGACCATCTCAGCATCAGGGTGGAGTTCCAAAACTGAGTAATAATTTCACAATGACCACTTAAGTTGGGGATCATCAGCCAATTGTGTCCATTAGGAAATGTTCTGATATTCCAGGACCAGCTAAACTGGTCCTGTGAATGGCAGAACAGGATTTGATTGGAGCAATTCCTCTTGCTACACTGATGGTATTTCCAAAGGAGATGGGACACAAATTCCACCGCCCTTCCTTTTCCACCCCAGGGCCTG comes from the Gracilinanus agilis isolate LMUSP501 unplaced genomic scaffold, AgileGrace unplaced_scaffold2653, whole genome shotgun sequence genome and includes:
- the ZFPL1 gene encoding zinc finger protein-like 1, with translation MGLCKCPKRKVTNLFCFEHRVNVCEHCLVANHSKCIVQSYLQWLQDSDYNPNCLLCCTLLSTRETTRLVCYDLFHWSCLNERAAQLPRNTAPAGYQCPSCSGPIFPPANLAGPVAIALRKKLSTVNWARAGLGLPLIDEVTPTSQTLETSGFSNWSGFNTSSPLGLDDSHCDDEDDPSFYSSTPSPSQPIALPPAQPEKHAIIHMGSPEPLTASAPRKVYDTREGDRAREGDRAREVDRDPSPQSDCDDDKYRRRPALGWLAQLLRSQAGPRKRPLTLMQRAGLLVLLGALGFLALLILMSRLGRAAADSDPNLDPLMNPHIRVGPA
- the TMEM262 gene encoding transmembrane protein 262, yielding MRYRDRITVLLFPPGVVLTMAAMLLFILHVSVFANDVHHFCITRQFNYMSFNSTIILLFSQVMSIWWASMGSLFAEMIEDKILRCFALTILMLNTAMFINRVTLEFLTINYREEKH